The Nocardioides humi genome includes a region encoding these proteins:
- a CDS encoding TetR/AcrR family transcriptional regulator, with protein sequence MSIDTTRSRRTRLDQEAVLQAAEALVDRDGYDALTMTSLAAELEARVSSLYNHVANLEDLRALIQVRAMRLLGEHVRAAAMGHAGIAGLRALSHALRAFARTHPQRYAALTRPPIDREAFYAAALDAIEALAVMVRSAGLPDDRLLQSAMALFASLHGFVSLEVAGYFGDLSGTSAEALDLDLVYEQVIDGAVAASLEASR encoded by the coding sequence TTGAGCATCGACACGACCCGCAGCCGCCGGACGCGCCTCGACCAGGAGGCCGTGCTCCAGGCGGCCGAGGCGCTCGTCGACCGCGACGGGTACGACGCGCTCACCATGACGTCCCTCGCGGCCGAGCTCGAGGCGCGGGTGTCCTCGCTCTACAACCACGTCGCGAACCTCGAGGACCTGCGCGCCCTCATCCAGGTCCGCGCGATGCGCCTGCTCGGCGAGCACGTCCGCGCCGCCGCCATGGGGCACGCCGGGATCGCCGGCCTGCGGGCGCTCAGCCACGCCCTGCGCGCCTTCGCCCGGACCCACCCCCAGCGCTACGCCGCGCTCACCCGGCCGCCGATCGACCGCGAGGCGTTCTACGCGGCCGCCCTCGACGCGATCGAGGCGCTGGCCGTGATGGTCCGCTCCGCCGGGCTCCCCGACGACCGGCTGCTGCAGAGCGCGATGGCGCTGTTCGCCTCGCTGCACGGGTTCGTGTCCCTGGAGGTCGCCGGCTACTTCGGCGACCTGTCCGGCACCAGCGCCGAGGCCCTCGACCTCGACCTCGTCTACGAGCAGGTCATCGACGGCGCCGTCGCGGCCTCGCTGGAAGCCAGCCGCTGA
- a CDS encoding MlaE family ABC transporter permease — translation MSAVVAGGRSLLDSMTGRFKAGVVTTGELVKLAVESIQWGFSDIVARRFSWTEFLLQCWFMTRVSLLPTILVAIPFGVITSVQIGAAANQIGAQSFIGAVNGIGVLRQGAPLVTSLMIAGAVGSAVCADLGARTVREEIDALKVMGISPIQRLVAPRILAALLVSLLLTVIVAMTAMTTAFVIVVGGGQISSGTYLDSFVGLAQPGDLVLAELKGLIFGFVAIIVCAHKGLSAHGGPKAVADAVNQAVVLSVILLAVINVGLTQAYVMLFPGGA, via the coding sequence ATGAGCGCCGTGGTCGCCGGGGGACGCTCCCTCCTCGACAGCATGACCGGCCGCTTCAAGGCCGGGGTCGTCACCACCGGTGAGCTCGTGAAGCTCGCCGTGGAGTCCATCCAGTGGGGCTTCTCCGACATCGTCGCGCGGCGGTTCTCGTGGACCGAGTTCCTCCTGCAGTGCTGGTTCATGACCCGCGTCTCGCTGCTCCCGACCATCCTGGTCGCCATCCCGTTCGGCGTGATCACCTCGGTGCAGATCGGCGCCGCGGCCAACCAGATCGGCGCGCAGTCGTTCATCGGCGCGGTCAACGGCATCGGTGTGCTCCGGCAGGGCGCGCCGCTGGTGACGTCGCTGATGATCGCGGGCGCGGTCGGCTCCGCCGTGTGCGCCGACCTCGGCGCCCGCACCGTGCGCGAGGAGATCGACGCGCTCAAGGTGATGGGCATCTCGCCGATCCAGCGCCTGGTCGCCCCACGGATCCTCGCCGCGCTCCTCGTCTCGCTGCTGCTGACCGTGATCGTCGCGATGACCGCCATGACGACCGCGTTCGTCATCGTGGTCGGCGGCGGGCAGATCTCCTCCGGCACCTACCTCGACTCGTTCGTCGGCCTCGCGCAGCCGGGCGACCTGGTCCTCGCCGAGCTCAAGGGCCTCATCTTCGGGTTCGTGGCCATCATCGTCTGCGCCCACAAGGGGCTGAGCGCGCACGGCGGTCCGAAGGCCGTCGCCGACGCCGTCAACCAGGCCGTCGTGCTCAGCGTCATCCTGCTCGCCGTGATCAACGTCGGCCTGACCCAGGCCTACGTGATGCTCTTCCCCGGAGGTGCCTGA
- a CDS encoding DNA-3-methyladenine glycosylase family protein — translation MTSPDAVRVWLPGRPVPVAALLRQQRRGVGDPTHRLGVAGRHWRASRTPEGPAAVAVTEQDDAGAVTAHAWGPGAHWALAQLPALLGDLDDWTGFAPRHPVLEEVRRRHPHLRLGRTGLVLEAVVPAIIEQKVTGQEAFAGFRALVRRHGTPAPGPGAAHGLMVQPDAETLRGIPSWEWLRLHVDPARSRAVVTAARHAAALERTAAEPGEDAERRLRALPGVGVWTAAEVRQRALGDPDAVSFGDYHVAKDVGWALEGRLFDDAELARYLRPWEGQRGRVPFLVAAAGLRRPRRGPRMAPRDHLGTRDQFA, via the coding sequence GTGACCTCCCCGGACGCGGTGCGCGTGTGGCTGCCCGGGCGCCCGGTCCCGGTGGCGGCGCTCCTGCGCCAGCAGCGTCGCGGCGTCGGCGACCCGACCCACCGGCTGGGGGTCGCCGGCCGGCACTGGCGCGCCAGTCGGACGCCGGAGGGGCCGGCCGCGGTCGCCGTGACCGAGCAGGACGACGCGGGAGCGGTCACCGCCCACGCGTGGGGTCCCGGCGCGCACTGGGCGCTCGCCCAGCTGCCCGCGCTGCTGGGCGATCTCGACGACTGGACCGGCTTCGCGCCGCGCCACCCGGTGCTCGAGGAGGTACGCCGCCGCCACCCGCACCTGCGCCTGGGCCGGACCGGGCTGGTGCTGGAGGCAGTCGTGCCCGCGATCATCGAGCAGAAGGTCACCGGCCAGGAGGCCTTCGCCGGCTTCCGCGCCCTCGTCCGGCGCCACGGCACGCCGGCTCCCGGCCCGGGCGCCGCGCACGGCCTGATGGTCCAGCCGGACGCGGAGACGCTGCGCGGGATCCCGTCCTGGGAGTGGCTGCGCCTGCACGTCGATCCCGCGCGCAGCCGGGCGGTGGTCACCGCGGCCCGGCACGCGGCGGCACTGGAGCGCACGGCCGCCGAGCCGGGGGAGGACGCCGAGCGCCGGCTGCGCGCCCTGCCGGGGGTCGGCGTGTGGACCGCCGCGGAGGTACGTCAGCGCGCGCTCGGCGACCCGGACGCGGTCTCCTTCGGCGACTACCACGTGGCCAAGGACGTCGGCTGGGCCCTGGAGGGCCGGCTGTTCGACGACGCCGAGCTGGCCCGCTACCTGCGTCCGTGGGAGGGCCAGCGCGGCCGGGTGCCGTTCCTCGTGGCGGCCGCCGGGCTGCGCCGGCCGAGGCGCGGTCCACGGATGGCGCCACGCGATCACCTCGGGACCCGTGACCAATTCGCGTGA
- a CDS encoding MCE family protein yields MTGPLDSRRGRGRVARAAGATVAALAVLLTSGCGLVGGSDTMTVKAYFADSAGLFVGNDVGVLGVTVGSVTSIEPDGDKVLVTMEVDADQPVPADAGAVVVARSVATDRYVELTPVYREGAKMQDDATIALDRTQTPVDFDQVLESLNDFATGIGGNAETTEAVQKFIDAGTEALQGRGPLLNQTIHSLANGVDGIANHREDIAATLRSLDVLLTTVAANEDTARTFIQQVSRASQLLADERGNFQKALRSLDEAVTTVAKFAVDNRQSIVDSLDGSTTLMKTLLTKQDQLAEILRVMPLALQNLQMVQGDRLPVRIDPLILDPLGGILQQVCQGLLGPLCNIINGTQPGS; encoded by the coding sequence ATGACCGGGCCCCTCGACTCCAGGCGAGGCCGCGGCCGCGTGGCGCGCGCCGCGGGCGCGACGGTCGCCGCCCTCGCCGTCCTGCTCACCTCCGGGTGCGGCCTCGTGGGCGGCTCCGACACGATGACCGTGAAGGCCTACTTCGCCGACTCCGCGGGCCTGTTCGTCGGCAACGACGTGGGCGTGCTCGGCGTCACCGTCGGCTCCGTCACCTCCATCGAGCCGGACGGCGACAAGGTCCTGGTCACCATGGAGGTCGACGCCGACCAGCCCGTGCCCGCCGACGCCGGCGCGGTGGTCGTCGCCCGGTCCGTCGCGACCGACCGGTACGTCGAGCTGACGCCGGTCTACCGGGAGGGCGCGAAGATGCAGGACGACGCGACCATCGCGCTGGACCGCACCCAGACCCCGGTCGACTTCGACCAGGTGCTGGAGTCGCTCAACGACTTCGCCACGGGCATCGGCGGCAACGCCGAGACGACCGAGGCGGTCCAGAAGTTCATCGACGCCGGCACCGAGGCCCTGCAGGGCCGGGGCCCGCTGCTCAACCAGACCATCCACTCGCTCGCGAACGGCGTCGACGGGATCGCCAACCACCGCGAGGACATCGCGGCCACGCTGCGCTCGCTCGACGTCCTGCTGACCACGGTCGCGGCCAACGAGGACACCGCGCGCACCTTCATCCAGCAGGTCTCGCGGGCCTCCCAGCTGCTCGCCGACGAGCGGGGCAACTTCCAGAAGGCGCTCCGCTCCCTCGACGAGGCGGTCACCACGGTCGCCAAGTTCGCCGTCGACAACCGGCAGTCGATCGTGGACAGCCTCGACGGCTCGACCACGCTGATGAAGACCCTGCTCACCAAGCAGGACCAGCTCGCCGAGATCCTCCGGGTGATGCCGCTGGCCCTGCAGAACCTGCAGATGGTCCAGGGCGACCGGCTCCCGGTCCGGATCGACCCGCTGATCCTGGACCCGCTGGGCGGCATCCTCCAGCAGGTGTGCCAGGGCCTGCTCGGGCCGCTGTGCAACATCATCAACGGCACGCAGCCGGGATCGTGA
- a CDS encoding MCE family protein has product MNERNPMRVGIVTLVILGLVGAAVIVLSVSNFGTKKYTAVLEHTAGLRTGEDVQVHGVISGKVTGIEIEQDHVLVTFALDSGITLGERSSATVKVATLLGTHYLEVDPNGSGSLAGGQIPLERTSVPYNLQDVIEKGSEALDELDPELLAQALTAMAGTLGASKEEIGPALEGVARLSEVVSKRSDQVGDLLESTRKVTDQLSASSQDIVGLMKQTNLVVGEITARREAIHRLLVETTDLSKALTAIVKSTNGKLKPALKDVNAVLDTLNSQDKQLTKLLEQMAPAIRYVANATGSGPYLPLYVKPPAIPADDTTCKLEGTCQR; this is encoded by the coding sequence ATGAACGAGCGCAACCCGATGCGCGTCGGCATCGTGACCCTGGTGATCCTCGGCCTGGTCGGCGCGGCCGTGATCGTGCTCAGCGTCAGCAACTTCGGCACGAAGAAGTACACCGCCGTCCTCGAGCACACCGCCGGCCTGCGCACCGGCGAGGACGTCCAGGTGCACGGCGTGATCTCCGGCAAGGTCACCGGCATCGAGATCGAGCAGGACCACGTCCTGGTCACCTTCGCCCTCGACTCCGGCATCACGCTGGGCGAGCGGTCCTCGGCGACCGTGAAGGTCGCCACCCTGCTCGGCACCCACTACCTCGAGGTCGACCCGAACGGCTCCGGGAGCCTCGCCGGCGGGCAGATCCCGCTCGAGCGGACGTCGGTGCCCTACAACCTGCAGGACGTCATCGAGAAGGGCTCCGAGGCGCTCGACGAGCTCGACCCGGAGCTCCTCGCCCAGGCGCTGACCGCCATGGCCGGGACGCTCGGCGCGAGCAAGGAGGAGATCGGTCCCGCGCTGGAGGGCGTCGCCCGGCTCTCGGAGGTCGTCTCGAAACGCTCCGACCAGGTCGGCGACCTGCTCGAGTCCACCCGGAAGGTCACCGACCAGCTCTCGGCGAGCAGCCAGGACATCGTCGGGCTGATGAAGCAGACCAACCTGGTCGTCGGCGAGATCACCGCCCGCCGGGAGGCGATCCACCGGCTGCTCGTGGAGACGACGGACCTGTCGAAGGCGCTGACCGCGATCGTGAAGTCCACCAACGGCAAGCTCAAGCCCGCGCTGAAGGACGTCAACGCCGTCCTCGACACGCTCAACAGCCAGGACAAGCAGCTGACCAAGCTGCTGGAGCAGATGGCTCCGGCGATCCGGTACGTCGCCAACGCGACCGGCAGCGGCCCGTACCTCCCGCTCTACGTCAAGCCGCCGGCGATCCCGGCCGACGACACCACCTGCAAGCTGGAAGGGACGTGCCAGCGATGA
- a CDS encoding MCE family protein: MAREVSRNQLARRGLIALVALAVVGAFITLRSNGTFGSRPHVTAEVANAGGALRTGSDVKMNGVIVGKVSRISRAASGGVTVDMEMSKSDMDVIPGNVVARILPATVFGTTFVDLVVHGSPSGELKAGAKVQADGTQETLELQQALDDIDRLVKALGPAELASAIGSAAEALDGRGGQIGATVRTLNGYLDRINPRMPQVRADLEALAATTRLVDQIAPDLLDATDDVLVTLHTIVTQEASLTALISGGTNLARTSSAFLKKNEKNLVDFINGSAVLLDAVHDNRKAGITDALAVNILLGTNLPQAVRGGFVRTDGTLRLSPPPYYTSAQRPAYRTGSTDPAGVGRLWGEGR; this comes from the coding sequence ATGGCACGAGAGGTCTCCCGCAACCAGCTGGCCCGCCGCGGCCTGATCGCGCTCGTCGCGCTCGCGGTCGTCGGCGCCTTCATCACGCTGCGCAGCAACGGCACGTTCGGCTCCCGGCCGCACGTCACCGCCGAGGTCGCGAACGCCGGCGGCGCGCTGCGTACCGGCTCCGACGTCAAGATGAACGGCGTCATCGTCGGCAAGGTGTCCCGGATCAGCCGGGCCGCGTCCGGCGGCGTCACCGTCGACATGGAGATGTCGAAGTCCGACATGGACGTCATCCCCGGCAACGTGGTGGCGCGGATCCTGCCCGCGACCGTGTTCGGCACGACCTTCGTCGACCTGGTCGTCCACGGCAGCCCGTCGGGCGAGCTGAAGGCGGGCGCGAAGGTGCAGGCCGACGGCACCCAGGAGACGCTCGAGCTCCAGCAGGCCCTCGACGACATCGACCGCCTGGTCAAGGCGCTCGGTCCCGCCGAGCTCGCCTCGGCGATCGGCTCGGCGGCCGAGGCGCTCGACGGCCGCGGCGGCCAGATCGGCGCCACGGTCCGCACCCTCAACGGCTATCTCGACCGGATCAACCCGCGGATGCCGCAGGTCCGGGCGGACCTGGAGGCGCTGGCCGCCACGACCCGGCTCGTCGACCAGATCGCCCCCGACCTGCTCGACGCCACCGACGACGTCCTGGTCACGCTCCACACCATCGTCACCCAGGAGGCCTCCCTCACCGCCCTGATCAGCGGCGGGACCAACCTGGCGCGGACCTCGAGTGCGTTCCTGAAGAAGAACGAGAAGAACCTGGTGGACTTCATCAACGGATCCGCGGTCCTGCTCGACGCGGTCCACGACAACCGCAAGGCCGGCATCACCGATGCGCTCGCGGTCAACATCCTGCTCGGCACGAACCTGCCGCAGGCGGTGCGCGGCGGCTTCGTGCGGACCGACGGCACGCTGCGGCTCTCGCCGCCGCCGTACTACACCAGCGCCCAGCGGCCGGCGTACCGCACCGGCAGCACCGACCCGGCCGGCGTCGGGCGACTGTGGGGGGAGGGCCGATGA
- a CDS encoding MlaD family protein: MLKILGNRLYLSLAGIIVVLIVTTAYIFAAVLDQPLTSRPVQVKVQLAQTGGLFEGSVVTYRGIKVGKVRRIVPSADGVEATIAITTGTEIPKDSLARVRSLSPVGEQYLDFQPKAVEGPYLADGDVVPAESTDLPKSLSSTVVAVNNVLRQIDDKKLRIVLGELSTGLKGTGTDLGHILDQGTAILQTLDEVWPETDRVISNSGSVLSIATDNADSLRRLATSAKQFATFLRNYDPELRDLLARGPGQVDELIKLVEDANQVLPGFLSTGVSFTDVFRSYEPHLRSLLQNYSPGLRSLLSKVRDGELRIELIPDMDPRCSYGTPRLDPKRTERRALQKDGRCAASFATLQRGAAHAPGPVR; encoded by the coding sequence ATGCTGAAGATCCTCGGCAACCGGCTCTACCTGAGCCTCGCGGGCATCATCGTGGTGCTGATCGTGACGACCGCCTACATCTTCGCGGCCGTCCTCGACCAGCCGCTGACGTCGCGGCCGGTGCAGGTGAAGGTCCAGCTCGCGCAGACCGGCGGCCTCTTCGAGGGCTCGGTGGTCACCTACCGCGGCATCAAGGTCGGCAAGGTCCGCCGGATCGTGCCGTCGGCCGACGGCGTCGAGGCCACCATCGCGATCACCACCGGCACCGAGATCCCGAAGGACTCGCTGGCCCGGGTGCGCAGCCTGTCGCCGGTGGGCGAGCAGTACCTCGACTTCCAGCCGAAGGCGGTCGAGGGCCCCTACCTCGCCGACGGGGACGTCGTGCCCGCGGAGTCGACGGACCTGCCGAAGAGCCTCAGCTCGACGGTCGTCGCGGTCAACAACGTGCTGCGCCAGATCGACGACAAGAAGCTGCGGATCGTGCTCGGCGAGCTGAGCACCGGCCTCAAGGGCACGGGCACCGACCTCGGCCACATCCTCGACCAGGGCACCGCGATCCTGCAGACCCTCGACGAGGTGTGGCCCGAGACGGACCGGGTGATCAGCAACTCCGGCAGCGTGCTGTCCATCGCGACCGACAACGCCGACTCGCTGCGCCGGCTCGCCACCTCCGCCAAGCAGTTCGCGACGTTCCTGCGCAACTACGACCCCGAGCTGCGCGACCTGCTCGCGCGGGGCCCCGGCCAGGTCGACGAGCTGATCAAGCTGGTCGAGGACGCCAACCAGGTGCTGCCGGGCTTCCTGTCGACCGGCGTGAGCTTCACCGACGTGTTCCGCTCCTACGAGCCCCACCTGCGCTCGCTGCTGCAGAACTACTCGCCGGGACTCCGCTCGCTGCTGTCCAAGGTGCGCGACGGTGAGCTGCGGATCGAGCTGATCCCCGACATGGACCCGCGCTGCAGCTACGGCACCCCCCGCCTCGACCCGAAGCGGACCGAGCGCCGGGCGCTGCAGAAGGACGGTCGCTGCGCAGCGTCGTTCGCCACGCTCCAGCGCGGTGCCGCCCACGCCCCGGGGCCGGTCCGGTGA
- a CDS encoding MCE family protein, producing the protein MTAMKTALVALLALVLGVLSACSTTMRDLPIPGTGVSGDTIEIQAQFDDALNLAVGAPVKVNGVDMGKVKAIEPDDFTALATLTVKKDAGVREGAQARLRYTTPLGELFVDVTNPATGAVLADKAVLARESTRTAPSVEDALAQASLLINGGGLDQLQTVTEELNTALNGNEADYRALLDKASVFLTQANSTTQAIDGVLTSMNSLSKTLNGRKKTINRALREIRPAAKVLREKTPEFTELLAEVEKFSGAANDTVTKTRAQLLTVLGELEPVLAEFAANNGTFERSLKAVIQASSSADAVIGTDYLNIALELHVDNLNVDGLLTGAVNGLVTDLLGLIGLGNLLPGLGLGGNNKAGAQSKGTGAGGAATPQGGTGTTSDPLGLNGLLGGLFGRGA; encoded by the coding sequence ATGACTGCGATGAAGACGGCGCTGGTCGCCCTGCTCGCCCTCGTCCTGGGCGTGCTCTCGGCCTGCAGCACCACCATGCGCGACCTCCCGATCCCGGGCACCGGCGTCTCGGGCGACACGATCGAGATCCAGGCCCAGTTCGACGACGCGCTCAACCTGGCGGTCGGCGCGCCGGTCAAGGTCAACGGCGTCGACATGGGCAAGGTCAAGGCGATCGAGCCCGACGACTTCACCGCCCTCGCGACGCTGACGGTGAAGAAGGACGCCGGCGTGCGCGAGGGGGCGCAGGCGCGGCTGCGCTACACGACCCCGCTCGGCGAGCTGTTCGTCGACGTCACGAACCCGGCGACGGGCGCCGTGCTGGCCGACAAGGCCGTCCTGGCCCGGGAGAGCACCCGGACGGCGCCCTCGGTCGAGGACGCGCTGGCCCAGGCGTCCCTGCTGATCAACGGCGGTGGCCTCGACCAGCTCCAGACCGTCACCGAGGAGCTGAACACCGCGCTCAACGGCAACGAGGCGGACTACCGCGCGCTGCTCGACAAGGCGTCGGTGTTCCTGACCCAGGCCAACTCGACCACCCAGGCGATCGACGGCGTCCTCACCTCGATGAACTCGCTCTCGAAGACCCTGAACGGACGCAAGAAGACCATCAACCGCGCGCTCCGCGAGATCCGGCCCGCGGCCAAGGTGCTGCGGGAGAAGACCCCCGAGTTCACCGAGCTGCTCGCCGAGGTCGAGAAGTTCAGCGGCGCCGCCAACGACACCGTGACCAAGACCCGGGCCCAGCTGCTCACCGTGCTCGGCGAGCTGGAGCCGGTGCTGGCGGAGTTCGCCGCCAACAACGGGACCTTCGAGCGGTCGCTGAAGGCCGTGATCCAGGCGTCCAGCTCGGCGGACGCGGTGATCGGGACCGACTACCTCAACATCGCCCTCGAGCTGCACGTCGACAACCTCAACGTCGACGGCCTCCTCACCGGGGCGGTCAACGGCCTGGTCACCGACCTGCTCGGCCTGATCGGGCTCGGCAACCTGCTCCCCGGACTGGGGCTGGGCGGCAACAACAAGGCGGGCGCCCAGAGCAAGGGCACGGGCGCCGGCGGGGCGGCGACCCCGCAGGGCGGGACCGGTACGACGTCCGACCCGCTGGGACTCAACGGCCTCCTCGGCGGCCTGTTCGGACGGGGGGCCTGA
- a CDS encoding MlaE family ABC transporter permease: MSEVQLGRGLGARLSDALVGAADALMSTLAMFGSFVSFSGKVFREIPATVALYPKEVLRQIKDIAWGSGALLVGGGTVGVMILLSVAAGTSIGIEGFNGLEIVGLAPLTGFISASVNTRELAPLIAALALGAQVGCRFTAQIGSMKIHEEIDALEVMAVSAVRYVCTTRVIACMVAILPLYLIGLIGSYVASQVSVVVLFGQSPGQYDHYFSTFIQGRDIVFSIVKILIFALTVALIHCWYGMRVGGGPQAVGEATGTGIRASIVSIVVLDMVLTLVFWGGDPGFRISG; encoded by the coding sequence ATGTCCGAGGTCCAGCTCGGTCGCGGGCTCGGGGCGCGCCTCTCCGACGCCCTCGTCGGCGCCGCCGACGCACTGATGAGCACGCTCGCCATGTTCGGCTCGTTCGTGAGCTTCTCCGGCAAGGTGTTCCGCGAGATCCCGGCGACCGTCGCCCTCTACCCGAAGGAGGTGCTGCGCCAGATCAAGGACATCGCCTGGGGCAGCGGCGCCCTCCTCGTCGGCGGCGGCACCGTGGGCGTGATGATCCTGCTGTCCGTCGCCGCAGGCACGTCGATCGGCATCGAGGGCTTCAACGGCCTCGAGATCGTCGGCCTCGCGCCGCTGACGGGCTTCATCTCCGCGAGCGTCAACACCCGTGAGCTGGCCCCGCTGATCGCGGCCCTCGCGCTCGGAGCCCAGGTCGGCTGCCGGTTCACCGCGCAGATCGGCTCGATGAAGATCCACGAGGAGATCGACGCGCTCGAGGTGATGGCGGTCAGTGCGGTGCGCTACGTCTGCACCACCCGCGTCATCGCCTGCATGGTCGCGATCCTGCCGCTCTACCTGATCGGCCTGATCGGCAGCTACGTCGCCTCGCAGGTCTCGGTCGTCGTCCTGTTCGGGCAGTCACCCGGTCAGTACGACCATTACTTCTCCACGTTCATCCAGGGCAGGGACATCGTGTTCTCGATCGTGAAGATCCTGATCTTCGCCCTGACCGTGGCCCTGATCCACTGCTGGTACGGCATGCGGGTCGGGGGCGGGCCCCAGGCGGTCGGCGAGGCGACCGGCACCGGCATCCGCGCCAGCATCGTGTCCATCGTCGTGCTCGACATGGTCCTCACCCTGGTGTTCTGGGGCGGCGACCCGGGCTTCCGGATCTCGGGGTGA
- a CDS encoding MCE family protein, whose product MTGLRSIAIKFVAFAVASGLMLLLLVNTMQNGVSGGTREFTAEFADVNGLRVGDDVKAAGVRVGQVKGIKATDDGAEIELELVKDQPLLDSTKLVMRYQNLLGQRYISLVQGAQRGAALPDGAAVPVTHTDPGFDLTGLLNGFRPLFKVLQPGDVNQLATSLVKVLQGEGGTVEQLLAQTSELSNFLADRDAVIGEVMTNLKPVLDNIAGQGDELSKTVAELRKLMTGLAEDRKSIGASIDGVSRLVGATSSLLKEVKVPLTRTTDRLVTVADMFERSRASLVDAIPAFTTVFESLGRATSYENALNVYVCSLSIALTANGTGINPVGNNGPWSAACR is encoded by the coding sequence ATGACCGGGCTGCGCTCGATCGCGATCAAGTTCGTCGCCTTCGCGGTGGCCAGCGGCCTGATGCTGCTCCTGCTGGTCAACACCATGCAGAACGGCGTCAGCGGGGGCACCCGCGAGTTCACGGCCGAGTTCGCCGACGTCAACGGGCTGCGCGTCGGCGACGACGTCAAGGCCGCCGGCGTCCGGGTCGGCCAGGTCAAGGGCATCAAGGCGACCGACGACGGCGCCGAGATCGAGCTCGAGCTGGTGAAGGACCAGCCGCTGCTCGACTCGACCAAGCTGGTCATGCGCTACCAGAACCTGCTCGGGCAGCGGTACATCTCGCTGGTCCAGGGCGCCCAGCGCGGCGCCGCGCTCCCGGACGGCGCCGCGGTCCCCGTCACCCACACCGACCCGGGCTTCGACCTGACCGGCCTGCTCAACGGCTTCCGGCCGTTGTTCAAGGTGCTCCAGCCCGGCGACGTCAACCAGCTGGCGACGTCCCTGGTCAAGGTGCTCCAGGGCGAGGGCGGCACCGTCGAGCAGCTCCTCGCCCAGACCAGCGAGCTCAGCAACTTCCTCGCCGACCGCGACGCCGTGATCGGCGAGGTGATGACCAACCTCAAGCCGGTGCTCGACAACATCGCGGGCCAGGGCGACGAGCTCTCCAAGACGGTCGCCGAGCTGCGCAAGCTGATGACCGGGCTGGCCGAGGACCGCAAGTCCATCGGTGCCTCGATCGACGGCGTGAGCCGCCTCGTCGGCGCGACCAGCTCTCTCCTCAAGGAGGTCAAGGTGCCCCTGACGAGGACGACGGACCGGCTGGTCACCGTCGCGGACATGTTCGAGCGGTCCCGGGCGAGCCTGGTGGACGCGATCCCGGCGTTCACGACCGTCTTCGAGTCGCTCGGCCGCGCGACGTCGTACGAGAACGCGCTGAACGTCTACGTCTGCTCGTTGTCCATCGCACTGACGGCCAATGGCACCGGCATCAACCCGGTCGGCAACAACGGTCCCTGGTCGGCGGCGTGCCGATGA